The genomic DNA GTGGATCAATTCTATGACCATATTGCCTTGATGTAATCCCCCAAGCACATTGCCCTGTATGACATCGCTGGCATAGTGTGCAACCAAGTGGATGCAGTGTTCTCATACCCATACCTACAAAATCAGCCCCTGCTAATAAAACTAAAAAAGCATGGAAACTATTTAACACCCCACCCTCAGAAATTATTGAAACCTTTTCCCTTAAGCGTTCCCTTCTCAATGCAAGATCAGCAATATGTGTCAAATACACTACATTAAGACCCCTATTCTTTAGATCTACTAGATGTGCTGCCCCTGTTGACCCATCGCCTGCCTTGATAGTAATATAATCAAACCCTGATTTTGCTAGTGCTACAACAATGTCTGTAAAATTCCAGGCTGTCCCATAAACATCAGCACCAATAAGTTTTTCATCCCCTAAAAGAGCTCTTAATGATTCAACCCTCATAGGCAATTCTTCAATAGAGTATTGCAGATGTTGAGGATTTGGAGCATTTAAATTCCTAAGCGCCTCAACACATCTAAGTAAGGCTATCTCAATATCATTTTTTTTAGCTTGTAGCCTGCCACCTTTACCTTTTTTAGCGTCTTGACCATATTTCATTGAAAATCCAGCAAATTTATCTAGTTCTACCCATGGACCATAACCACCAGAACCAAACTGCACAATACAATGTTTTGCAGCAGGCATCATATCAGGGTGTAAGAACCCTTCGCCAGTAAAAAAAGGTCTTTGCAATTTTATATCAGCCATTAACCTTGATAAAAATGCTTCATGACTGTTTGAGCCGTAACTCATATGAACGTCAAAAATGGGGGTACTACATTTAAATTTTGCAGTTCTTTTTCCTAAATAAATATCAGATAATGAGCCTGCATATTCATGTAAATGATCCCTTTGAGGACTTAATATTTCTGCTGCATCAATTAACCAATCTTCAGATAATTTTGAAGGGTATTTACCATAGTGGGCACTCCCAATTGTAGAGGTGCCTTTTGCTCTTGTTAAGACTTCATTTATCACTTCACTGTCAGTTAATTTTACACCAATATCAAAGTAATCTTTGTTATTATAAATTTTTATAGCTCTTTGCGGGCACATCTTTACACATCTTTTACAATTGCAACATTCATCAGGATTAATCCATAATATTTTCTCTATTAGTTTTATTTTATCTGAGGCCTCTACGTTAACCCTATTACCATTTGCATCATAGTATCTCTCTTCCATTGAGAATACACCAAATTCACTATCTTGTTGCGTTAAATTGTGGGTGCATGCTTCTACACATCTGCCACAAAAAACACAACCCCTACCTTTTTCTTCTTCCTCTTCAGTTACTTTAACCCAATATTTAGCCCCTATCGCTGATATACCAGTTTCTTTGGGCTCAACATATTTTACACTTTGTTTTATTATAACATCTAACTTACAATTTATACTATTATTCATAGGTACACCCTCTTTTAATGTTCAATGCTTTTTTAAACAACTAGGTCACTATATTTTTTCCAGTTGTAATCCAATAATTGTATTTTCTGTTTATCCACACTAAAACCCAATATCTTGCCAGCTTCTGGATCATATAGCTCATCAAGAGAATCATTTAAATAATAAGATGCTGAAATTATTGCCCGCTGTTCTGATCCCATAAGGGCAACCTTTTTATTATAACCCACACTAAATGAACGCAAGTGGTCTCGATCTGTAAGCCCAATAAGATAATTATCCTTTAAAACAATTGCCGTAGCTGGACCACTAACCTTCATTTTATTTAATAAAGGAGAGTTTATTAACTCTCTATATCTAAGTCTTTTATCTCTATCCATTTCATTTTCTTCCTGTGGAAATTTTCTACATAAGATCCACTCAATTTCCTCTAGGGAATAGTTGTTATCAATTAGATAGTCTATCATAAGAAAAATAGCCTCTGAGTCTGTGCCCACATGCTGAACTATACCAAGTTGTTCTAATGCTTGTGAGTTTGACCTGTCACTTGAGAGGTGTCCATTAT from Deferribacterota bacterium includes the following:
- a CDS encoding glutamate synthase-related protein is translated as MNNSINCKLDVIIKQSVKYVEPKETGISAIGAKYWVKVTEEEEEKGRGCVFCGRCVEACTHNLTQQDSEFGVFSMEERYYDANGNRVNVEASDKIKLIEKILWINPDECCNCKRCVKMCPQRAIKIYNNKDYFDIGVKLTDSEVINEVLTRAKGTSTIGSAHYGKYPSKLSEDWLIDAAEILSPQRDHLHEYAGSLSDIYLGKRTAKFKCSTPIFDVHMSYGSNSHEAFLSRLMADIKLQRPFFTGEGFLHPDMMPAAKHCIVQFGSGGYGPWVELDKFAGFSMKYGQDAKKGKGGRLQAKKNDIEIALLRCVEALRNLNAPNPQHLQYSIEELPMRVESLRALLGDEKLIGADVYGTAWNFTDIVVALAKSGFDYITIKAGDGSTGAAHLVDLKNRGLNVVYLTHIADLALRRERLREKVSIISEGGVLNSFHAFLVLLAGADFVGMGMRTLHPLGCTLCQRCHTGQCAWGITSRQYGHRIDPQHGSEMIVNMVKSFHKDLEGLAAGLGMSTHADVVGSRRFRYHGNDTLLYNTFGKKEHENQVKIVSSYNSEYNIFIFSSYEELKISNRNVIDNHL